One window of the Anopheles cruzii chromosome 2, idAnoCruzAS_RS32_06, whole genome shotgun sequence genome contains the following:
- the LOC128268816 gene encoding 85/88 kDa calcium-independent phospholipase A2 has protein sequence MLNGLWKNPPIGERDFMQVIQRLLGGDAPPNKVQEVKNESYANLQVLQRNESMRLFAPNPNAPDKKPVYEIVLERPHSETINTSYSLYRAPTQAAAEEKFEAFHQRLPELVKIVREMYNINGLQKICDILIENPSWSLAHIIAHFNLTEYIPNPSIVDFLDYAEYSEMMTPLQVAVKANNLEFVKSLVSMCNLEHLDKNSNSVFHYAASTTKEMINLLTAKSTLNLNHCNADGYTPLHLSCLADKPDCVKALLLAGADTNKRARCAGNSHSKSIPSSNVADFLASNPNKLFTQDMKHGGTPLHWSSSREVLNSLIERGCDANLINFNGQTPLHVMVARDRLECVVALLAHEAEIDVVDNSGNTPLHIAVEKKLIPIVQCLVVFGADINKANKDGKTPRHMVGRDDNGSKDAMILYILHSVGAKRCPADKATKCPPGCSTGGAYNGVPPAEPETSEQREHIQQVVNIHASTITKPHRNSVPSLVSNAIRQAIHEERPVPEPVKTIDVSQERKGASMMDAILSMFMSKMDSVSKPTSPTSTSSSFKASSAETGKPQQRSRTPCEAGSSSGNENSPPHVGRGRLLCLDGGGIRGLVLAQMLLEIEQLSQTPISHLFDWIAGTSTGGILALAVGCGKTMKQCMCLYLRMKDQAFVGSRPYPSDQLESVLKEQLGEFTVMTDIKHPRLMVTGVMADRKPVNLHLFRNYECASDIMGIVTPSNNRCTPPPPPCDQLVWRAARATGAAPSYFRAFGRFLDGGLIANNPTLDAMTEIHELNAALHYTGRSAEAVPVSVVVSLGTGLTPVVDLKEIDVYRPGGIWDTAKVAYGISTISTLLVDQATASDGRVVDRARAWCSMIGVPYFRFNPQMSVDIAMDEKIDEPLINMLWEAKAYMHSNRKQVIELINLLK, from the exons ATGTTGAACG GTCTGTGGAAAAATCCTCCAATTGGTGAGAGAGATTTCATGCAAG TGATCCAGCGGCTTTTGGGTGGTGATGCTCCGCCGAACAAGGTGCAAGAGGTCAAGAATGAGTCTTACGCGAATCTGCAGGTGTTGCAGCGCAACGAATCAATGCGGCTGTTTGCACCGAATCCAAATGCACCGGACAAAAAGCCGGTGTACGAAATTGTACTCGAACGGCCACACTCGGAGACGATCAATACTTCCTATAG TTTATACCGTGCTCCGACGCAAGCGGCAGCGGAAGAAAAGTTCGAAGCCTTCCATCAACGATTACCTGAGTTGGTGAAAATAGTGCGGGAG ATGTACAACATCAACGGCTTGCAAAAGATTTGCGACATTTTGATCGAAAACCCTTCCTGGTCGCTGGCGCACATAATAGCCCATTTTAATTTGACCGAATACATCCCGAACCCCAGTATAGTGGATTTTCTCGATTATGCCGAGTACTCGGAAATGATGACCCCGCTGCAG GTGGCGGTAAAGGCGAACAACTTGGAGTTTGTCAAATCGCTGGTCAGCATGTGCAACTTGGAGCATCTCGACAAAAACAGCAACTCAGTGTTTCACTATGCTGCCAGCACTACCAAAGAAATGATTAAT TTATTAACGGCTAAAAGTACTTTAAATCTCAACCACTGTAACGCCGATGGGTACACACCTCTGCACCTGTCCTGTTTAGCTGATAAACCGGATTGCGTGAAGGCGCTCCTTCTGGCTGGGGCCGACACGAATAAAAGGGCTCGCTGTGCCGGCAATTCGCACAGCAAGTCAATTCCATCGA GTAATGTGGCCGACTTTCTGGCAAGCAACCCGAACAAGCTCTTTACACAGGACATGAAGCACGGTGGCACTCCTCTGCATTGGAGCTCGAGTCGGGAGGTGTTGAATTCATTAATTGAGCGTGGATGTGACGCGAATCTGATCAACTTTAATGGCCAGACGCCGCTTCACGTAATG GTGGCCCGCGATCGTTTGGAGTGTGTAGTTGCACTTTTGGCCCACGAAGCGGAGATCGATGTGGTCGACAATAGTGGCAACACACCGTTGCACATCGCGGTAGAGAAGAAGCTGATACCGATTGTCCAGTGTTTGGTGGTGTTTGGCGCCGACataaacaaagcaaacaaggACGGCAAAACCCCCCGCCACATGGTCGGACGAGACGATAACGGCTCTAAGGATGCAATGATACTGTACATTCTCCATTCAGTCGGTGCTAAACGTTGCCCGGCCGACAAAGCTACCAAATGTCCGCCAGGGTGTTCGACGGGCGGTGCCTACAATGGAGTTCCACCGGCTGAACCGGAAACGAGTGAACAACGCGAACATATACAACAAGTAGTGAACATACATGCCAGTACGATAACGAAACCGCACCGGAACAGTGTGCCGAGTTTAGTGTCGAACGCCATCCGCCAGGCGATTCACGAGGAACGGCCTGTCCCTGAGCCGGTAAAGACCATTGACGTTAGCCAGGAGCGGAAGGGAGCGAGCATGATGGATGCGATTCTGTCGATGTTTATGAGCAAGATGGACAGCGTGTCGAAACCTACGTCACCAACCTCTACCTCGTCGTCATTTAAGG CCTCCAGCGCAGAAACGGGAAAGCCGCAACAACGGTCACGTACCCCATGTGAAGCTGGTTCGAGTAGTGGCAACGAAAACAGTCCACCGCACGTCGGTCGAGGTCGTCTGCTGTGCTTGGATGGTGGCGGAATTCGTGGTCTAGTGTTGGCGCAGATGCTGCTCGAAATCGAACAGCTCTCGCAGACACCAATTAGCCATCTGTTCGATTGGATTGCTGGCACCAGCACGGGTGGCATTCTGGCGCTGGCCGTCGGTTGTggcaaaacaatgaaacagTGCATGTGTTTGTACCTACGAATGAAAGATCAAGCGTTCGTGGGTTCGCGACCGTATCCGAGCGATCAGCTGGAAAGCGTTTTAAAGGAACAACTGGGCGAGTTCACCGTCATGACGGACATCAAGCATCCGCGATTGATGGTGACAGGCGTAATGGCCGATCGGAAACCGGTCAACTTACATCTGTTCCGCAATTATGAATGTGCCAGCGACATCATGGGCATTGTGACGCCTTCCAACAATCGTTgcactccaccaccaccaccttgcGACCAATTGGTTTGGCGTGCGGCACGGGCTACCGGGGCCGCACCGTCGTACTTTCGGGCTTTTGGACGTTTCCTGGATGGTGGGTTGATTGCGAACAATCCGACGTTGGATGCGATGACAGAGATACACGAACTTAATGCCGCCCTTCATTACACGGGCCGTTCCGCCGAAGCCGTTCCT GTTTCAGTAGTGGTTTCACTGGGTACCGGTTTGACGCCGGTTGTGGATTTGAAGGAAATTGATGTGTATCGTCCGGGAGGTATTTGGGACACGGCAAAGGTGGCCTACGGAATTTCCACCATCA GTACTCTTCTGGTTGACCAGGCAACTGCTTCCGACGGGCGCGTGGTGGATCGAGCCCGTGCCTGGTGCAGCATGATCGGAGTACCGTACTTCCGTTTCAATCCGCAGATGTCGGTGGACATTGCAATGGATGAAAAAATTGACGAACCCCTTATCAATATGCTGTGGGAGGCGAAGGCATATATGCACAGCAATCGCAAACAGGTTATTGAACTGATAAATCTATTGAAATAG
- the LOC128268280 gene encoding uncharacterized protein LOC128268280 encodes MKFLFVTIALFVLAVALVAAAPAVNDESILGGDVYEAEVDSFNPQDPQAFLKLKKLKKLLFLG; translated from the exons ATGAAGTTCTTGTTCGTG ACTATTGCTCTATTCGTCCTTGCCGTGGCCTTGGTAGCAGCCGCTCCAGCAGTCAATGATGAGTCAATCCTAGGAGGGGATGTGTACGAAGCCGAAGTTGACAGCTTCAACCCGCAGGATCCGCAGGCTTTCCTGAAGCTGAAAAAGCTGAAGAAGCTGTTATTCCTCGGCTAA
- the LOC128267989 gene encoding uncharacterized protein LOC128267989: protein MKFLIMTICLFVLAFALVAAVPAVHDEGIFGSEGAADDTLNPQDPQAFLLKKLLLKKKLLLLG, encoded by the exons ATGAAATTCTTGATCATG ACTATCTGCTTGTTCGTGCTGGCCTTTGCGCTGGTTGCGGCTGTTCCCGCTGTGCACGACGAAGGCATCTTCGGTAGCGAGGGAGCTGCGGACGATACACTGAACCCCCAGGACCCGCAGGCTTTCCTGCTGAAGAAGCTGCTCCTGAAGAAgaaattgctgctgctcggctaA
- the LOC128278950 gene encoding uncharacterized protein LOC128278950 codes for MSSSVFKVYSSSSRDGFDDSATVSGDTSGATDFKEAVHEDLKIDSNLVILLNKNGTVSVDQNTLQSLLANETTSTSVSLVRISSPTPSIEEEIEEEQRRLKDEKSQLDADAASGSSSNEDSNEDSNSMAGASSGTSSIVGSFVSTRRTRTVSKKGSTAVMMEDDDEPRHVSLMVEGFYPPAEAQSFAAQVLSLAGYQHPLRKEAIDIEYIRHTVSNDHCYTPLTSPTQKLPPKAPVVDVDSSEEPSGTSTGGAALTGSTSRTSAAAKIIDRRKSVGVRSASKNTTPPNATKGPPLNRRKSTAVALPSIGQDQKKSNKVTKPSQQGSNEDDNVDDDDDDDEDADEDEDDEPYSDYEEEESSFSEEDDDEMDLDFSVGRRSPIKKRKPLRKGKLPTKTLLRSSTTTPRKVEPKDLAGDRLKEGAKSNTIKVVRNQMGSVKLSTQHQQQIVNRAGGQQVLKPFTGKKPTQKTHTMTSATGSVATPTILNSKVLSSASTTSTVKMQIKPETASTSQPKQAPAVTVVPPVVATPKKEKKPKSNAFDAAMFSDISALFSTPDIIKKVNTSKGPTLTPPATATNNSLISSPPFKTSIEPLVMSVGPKLFSTEQHKTAPLSSNTCKTISHSSGLTEQGLDLINAIVQEDLRQPIEAATVSGCSTTQPVEIPNIVKMLETSAAGVVSAVDSNALISPQLLAAPPPPIEVKALVEPVVGLLATDTSILEALNSGEDALPEDLMEHVAELAKNKELQEILDKQVLGVMGNDALLHGTLPLVDTAALANLVPEQTLEPTPNFSTMELSVPLQLNVPVEPTVSHPMEALPTLTVKEQLAPRKEAIQIRRSDGRVITLPPIEAPATRSSKRRAQGSFGTKLHPSTTTPDNPESYINSSDALSSPGVKSSRPLKPFGVATPLSSRPSTPATSGAELQDESSIGELVMDETLKVKRNSKSEGDNRVRTKRTPAPSSAAAAAAADAPQDDDLDSDESWNSEDDPDRLWCICRQPHNNRFMICCDLCEDWFHGKCVNITKAMGQQMEHDGIEWTCPNCIKKKQDRQQPKMTDFLVSRAGGTSEVAPISSKPESANPQEETAPNGCIVCGNPAKPSSIYCSDDCIRKHAGSIPTVKSDNKAKERTTSVPSSVLSTSLTESSPGSANDTIIVMERKTGRCMTGKNAPTEENIKKWLQDHPTFEVVPPGSAQANIILAKAESRRLALAKEASASKSSSPIATVGSNVPKAQTQMKMNDQKKMILVSSATTSSKVSSPSGSRPAPGTPASKLSLPPKSVSTSSGAKQSNVLTTPGSAQRTGIGATTAAAAGYSVQPKANASTMVTTANSSAATPVSSSVGSNKQKRIPASVPSAGPEHGPKHQISGGKTVTANSGGENIRVTVKKTLKEHLMQRTAELAEDSPIPRLQEEEIDQFVSETEKELFILFKKDTGMKYRAKYRSLVFNIKDRKNLSLFQKISEKSIEPKQLVRMTADELASQELAQWRENETKHQLEMIKKTELESLACAKNYVLKTHKGEEMIEDKRESRVQIDPSVPVDDVVSLLNNSTVSSTSELEESLSANDTGTYRTKEYDYEPYGKHYTGLYGVATTPLISSSNVTSGGAKSDSAGTSAVASSSSSSVSRKKDSRRSSHGSRSRSREHKREHRDRSRDRNRSKHKRKRSRDRSSDRHTSRDRDRHHRGRERSRERSKHEKSSREKDQPKGGSSEKRRASTAVTVPGRTDTEPFDSSSKAAVDAERKDGKLETHSKTLGNVKKSKDEPSNSNSENKMTENVKPSISDNEMLTENKMPPSENADQLPVKVGGAAKSTKMEQDQEPTSTVTIPTPPHHHPYEGESPDEGALPTKAAAATLANEKVREAERSFWTGSVHMVDVASVEMSIRPVSGDVHDIAKDFSVDLDICGTIKPEIVWDYIAQIRKSPNKEVCLVRFHSLETTAYYTLYNHLHTRKRYSVVKAPSTLIKDFYIFPLPAEQTIPLILKPLRGVGIIEGDRKPNLLLGVLVKIKGGKRSAVGSVPATQVKMARRQSKHSIGNSAAGKPSSGEPSASDTVSLMQQVITKYATKPSPALVTSASTSKESKRSDTSDEVPEMDASSSSGRGSAFATHVAGDGKKTSFPTTIAAEKQCGMDVDMEIIKAPIAGKGNSLTVSISSHLSEGNSNSSLGSAASRMTSAEPMLIDEDGDEPYSPGGASDDSNFADVTAIVDNSKQGKTSTMELIQREVYELDRKIAMEQNEIEGLMTMTELQEKETLPPSLINGLPIPANLSQILASIKVGSGSGAVADEEIPSSSGGLTMTEPPHATSERVNLSCLANDDDEEYNPSAPSLYSNYKSAYTSVNSLGDIDERIIPASLVPTIVAPTASVTAFDMMAAATTENPTQCATELGDTVPSSVTMIRESTGTVPLVVASDMNESRLAKLSDEELLSLVPDDAMMPDSSLKE; via the exons ATGTCAAGTTCAGTGTTTAAAGTGTATTCTTCCTCGAGCCGGGATGGGTTTGACGATAGTGCCACTGTGTCGGGGGACACAAGCGGAGCGACAGATTTCAAAGAAGCGGTTCACGAGGACCTCAAAATCGACTCCAACTTGGTCATTCTGCTCAACAAGAATGGTACGGTGTCTGTTGATCAGAACACGTTACAAAGTCTACTCG CAAATGAAACCACTAGCACGTCGGTCAGTTTGGTGCGTATATCGTCTCCCACGCCGAGCATCGAAGAAGAAATCGAGGAAGAACAGAGACGGCTTAAGGACGAAAAATCGCAGCTTGATGCTGACGCGGCAAGTGGCAGTAGTTCGAATGAGGACTCGAATGAAGACAGCAACTCGATGGCTGGCGCAAGCTCCGGCACGTCAAGTATAGTCGGCAGTTTTGTGTCTACGCGACGAACTCGAACTGTGTCCAAGAAAGGGTCTACTGCGGTGATGATGGAAGATGACGATGAGCCACGGCACGTAAGCCTCATGGTGGAGGGTTTCTATCCGCCAGCAGAAGCTCAGAGCTTTGCCGCTCAGGTGCTCAGTCTGGCCGGGTATCAGCACCCGTTACGAAAGGAAGCGATTGATATCGAGTATATTCGCCATACAGTTTCCAATGATCACTGCTACACTCCGCTGACTTCGCCGACACAAAAGCTACCGCCGAAAGCACCCGTTGTAGATGTCGATTCGTCGGAAGAACCTTCGGGCACCTCTACGGGAGGGGCTGCTTTAACCGGCAGTACTAGTAGAACGTCCGCTGCCGCAAAAATAATCGATCGTCGCAAATCGGTCGGTGTAAGAAGCGCAAGCAAGAATACAACACCACCTAACGCTACTAAAGGCCCGCCACTAAATCGTCGCAAATCTACTGCAGTAGCACTTCCCAGCATTGGTCAGGATCAGAAGAAATCGAACAAAGTTACAAAACCCAGCCAGCAGGGGAGCAACGAAGACGAcaacgtcgacgacgacgacgacgacgacgaagatgccgatgaggacgaggacgatgagcCTTATTCGGACTACGAGGAGGAAGAATCGTCGTTCTccgaagaggacgatgatgagatGGACTTAGATTTTAGTGTCGGTAGAAGGTCACCTATCAAAAAACGAAAGCCGTTGCGGAAAGGCAAACTTCCGACGAAGACATTACTGCGCAGCTCGACGACAACTCCTAGGAAGGTTGAACCCAAAGACCTAGCAGGGGACAGATTGAAGGAAGGAGCGAAAAGCAACACAATCAAAGTTGTGCGTAATCAAATGGGAAGCGTCAAACTCTCTacacaacatcaacagcagATTGTTAACAGAGCCGGAGGTCAGCAAGTGTTGAAACCTTTCACGGGCAAGAAACCAACACAAAAGACGCACACCATGACATCCGCGACCGGATCGGTGGCCACTCCAACGATACTGAACAGCAAGGTGCTCTCGTCCGCTTCGACAACGTCTACGGTGAAAATGCAGATCAAACCGGAAACCGCTTCGACCAGCCAACCGAAACAAGCACCAGCGGTCACTGTTGTTCCGCCGGTGGTTGCTAcaccgaagaaagaaaagaaaccgaaatcgAATGCCTTCGATGCGGCCATGTTTAGTGACATATCGGCCCTCTTCTCCACTCCGGATATTATCAAAAAAGTCAACACAAGCAAAGGCCCAACATTAACGCCACCCGCGACGGCAACTAACAACAGTTTGATATCTTCTCCGCCCTTTAAAACGTCCATCGAACCCCTGGTAATGTCTGTGGGCCCGAAGCTATTCAGTACCGAGCAACACAAGACCGCTCCCCTGAGTTCTAATACGtgtaaaacaatttcacaTTCTTCGGGACTGACGGAGCAAGGATTGGATCTTATCAATGCGATCGTGCAAGAAGATCTTCGTCAACCGATCGAGGCGGCAACAGTTTCTGGGTGTTCAACGACGCAGCCCGTCGAGATACCGAACATAGTAAAGATGTTAGAAACCAGTGCCGCCGGTGTGGTATCTGCGGTGGACAGCAATGCTCTTATCAGCCCTCAGCTTctagcagcaccaccaccaccgattgaAGTGAAAGCGCTGGTCGAACCGGTGGTTGGCCTTTTGGCTACCGACACCAGCATTTTGGAAGCTCTCAACAGTGGTGAAGATGCGTTACCCGAAGATCTGATGGAACACGTGGCCGAGCTGGCGAAGAACAAAGAATTGCAGGAAATTCTCGATAAACAAGTACTTGGCGTGATGGGCAACGATGCCTTGCTTCACGGGACATTACCGTTGGTAGACACGGCAGCTCTGGCAAATCTCGTTCCTGAGCAAACTCTTGAGCCGACTCCGAATTTTAGTACGATGGAGCTTAGCGTGCCACTGCAATTGAATGTTCCGGTCGAACCGACGGTAAGCCACCCGATGGAGGCTCTCCCGACGCTCACGGTCAAGGAACAGCTGGCCCCACGTAAGGAGGCAATTCAAATTCGGCGTAGTGATGGTCGTGTCATCACTCTACCACCGATCGAGGCACCTGCAACTCGTTCTTCAAAGCGAAGAGCCCAAGGCAGTTTTGGAACCAAACTGCACCCGTCAACGACTACTCCAGACAACCCGGAGTCATACATAAATTCTTCCGATGCGTTATCATCGCCAGGCGTAAAGAGTTCTCGGCCACTGAAACCATTCGGAGTAGCAACTCCACTTTCTTCGCGTCCGAGCACTCCGGCAACTTCCGGTGCAGAGTTACAGGACGAAAGTAGTATCGGAGAACTGGTAATGGACGAAACGCTGAAGGTAAAGCGTAACAGCAAGTCGGAAGGTGATAACCGAGTGCGAACGAAACGTACCCCGGCGCCatcgagtgcagcagcagcagctgcggcaGATGCTCCTCAGGACGATGATCTTGATTCTGATGAAAGCTGGAACTCGGAAGATGATCCTGATCG TCTTTGGTGTATATGTCGCCAGCCGCACAATAATCGCTTCATGATATGCTGCGACTTGTGTGAAGATTGGTTCCATGGAAAATGCGTGAACATAACGAAAGCGATGGGCCAACAGATGGAGCACGACGGTATCGAGTGGACCTGTCCGAATTGCATCAAGAAAAAACAAGATCGTCAG CAACCAAAAATGACAGACTTTTTAGTCTCGCGTGCTGGTGGCACGTCGGAAGTTGCGCCTATTTCTAGCAAACCGGAATCGGCAAACCCACAAGAGGAAACAGCGCCTAACGGCTGTATCGTCTGTGGCAACCCAGCAAAACCCAGTTCGATATACTGCAGCGATGACTGCATTCGAAAGCATGCGGGTTCCATCCCGACAGTAAAGAGTGACAACAAAGCAAAGGAACGAACCACGTCCGTCCCTTCGTCTGTTTTGTCCACTTCGCTCACTGAGTCTTCTCCCGGCAGTGCGAATGATACG ATTATCGTCATGGAACGAAAGACTGGTCGCTGCATGACGGGAAAGAATGCTCCTACTGAGGAAAATATAAAGAAATGGCTACAGGATCACCCAACGTTCGAGGTTGTCCCACCTGGTTCGGCTCAAGCAAACATTATCCTGGCAAAGGCCGAATCTCGTCGCTTGGCGCTTGCCAAGGAAGCGTCTGCAAGTAAAAGTAGTTCGCCGATCGCCACTGTAGGCAGCAACGTGCCAAAAGCGCAAACTCAAATGAAGATGAACGACCAGAAAAAGATGATCCTCGTAAGTTCAGCCACGACCTCGTCTAAAGTTTCCAGTCCGAGCGGATCACGCCCAGCACCGGGTACTCCAGCCAGCAAACTATCATTGCCTCCGAAATCAGTTTCCACAAGCAGTGGCGCGAAACAGAGCAATGTGCTGACCACTCCTGGATCCGCGCAACGAACCGGTATCGGTGCAAcaactgcagctgcagctggttACTCTGTTcaaccgaaagcaaacgcTTCTACCATGGTGACGACAGCGAATTCATCAGCAGCGACCCCGGTGAGCTCTTCCGTGGGttccaacaaacaaaagagaaTTCCGGCATCTGTACCGTCTGCTGGACCAGAGCATGGACCGAAGCATCAGATTTCGGGTGGGAAAACCGTTACCGCCAACTCCGGCGGCGAAAATATTCGTGTAACCGTTAAAAAGACGCTAAAG GAGCATCTGATGCAACGCACGGCAGAGTTGGCAGAGGACAGCCCGATCCCTCGTTTGCAGGAGGAAGAGATTGATCAATTTGTGAGCGAAACGGAGAAGGAACTATTCATTCTTTTCAAGAAGGATACGGGCATGAAGTATCGAGCCAAATACCGGTCGTTGGTGTTCAATATCAAAGATCGGAAGAATTTGTCACTTTTTCAGAAGATTTCCGAAAAATCCATTGAACCGAAACAATTG GTACGTATGACAGCCGATGAACTGGCTAGTCAAGAGTTGGCTCAGTGGCGCGAGAATGAAACTAAACACCAGCtggaaatgattaaaaaaacggaactaGAATCGCTGGCATGTGCCAAAAATTACGTTTTGAAAACTCATAAGGGAGAGGAGATGATCGAGGATAAAAGAGAAAGTCGCGTACAAATCGATCCTTCCGTTCCCGTTGATGATGTGGTTTCATTGCTGAACAATTCCACTGTGAGCAGCACTAGCGAGCTGGAAGAGTCGTTAAGTGCAAATGACACAGGGACATACCGCACGAAGGAGTACGATTATGAACCCTACGGGAAGCATTATACAGGGTTGTATGGAGTAGCAACGACACCGCTGATCAGCAGCAGTAACGTGACCAGTGGTGGTGCTAAATCGGACAGTGCCGGTACCAGTGCGGTGgcgtcttcgtcttcttcgaGCGTTTCGCGCAAAAAAGATTCACGCCGTAGCAGTCACGGGAGTCGCAGCCGGAGTAGAGAGCACAAGCGAGAGCATCGTGATCGTTCGCGAGATCGGAACCGTTCGAAgcacaaacgaaaacgaagcCGCGATCGAAGCAGCGATCGTCACACAAGCCGTGATCGggatcgtcatcatcgtggGCGTGAACGTAGCCGCGAACGGTCGAAGCATGAGAAGAGCTCACGGGAAAAAGATCAACCGAAGGGAGGATCTTCGGAGAAGCGTCGCGCATCAACTGCAGTCACAGTGCCTGGGCGAACTGACACTGAACCTTTTGATTCGTCGTCGAAAGCAGCGGTAGATGCTGAACGCAAAGATGGCAAGCTTGAAACTCATAGCAAAACTTTAGGCAACGTAAAAAAATCGAAGGATGAACCATCGAATTCGAAttcagaaaacaaaatgacggAAAACGTGAAACCATCGATCTCTGACAATGAAATGTtgacagaaaacaaaatgccaCCATCAGAAAACGCAGACCAATTACCTGTGAAGGTTGGTGGAGCGGCAAAGTCAACAAAAATGGAACAGGATCAGGAACCGACCAGCACGGTCACTATCCCGACCCCACCTCACCACCATCCATATGAAGGCGAATCGCCGGATGAAGGAGCGCTACCCACAaaggccgccgctgccacgcTGGCGAACGAAAAGGTGCGCGAAGCCGAACGGTCATTCTGGACCGGAAGTGTGCATATGGTCGATGTGGCAAGCGTGGAAATGTCGATCCGCCCCGTCAGTGGTGATGTGCACGATATAGCGAAGGACTTCAGCGTCGATCTCGATATATGTGGCACGATTAAGCCGGAAATCGTGTGGGATTACATCGCACAGATCCGGAAGAGCCCGAACAAGGAAGTGTGTTTGGTGAGGTTCCACTCACTGGAAACCACCGCGTACTACACACTCTACAACCAcctacacacacgcaaacgtTACAGTGTGGTGAAAGCACCCTCCACTTTGATAAAGGACTTTTACATCTTTCCACTGCCCGCTGAACAAACGATTCCGTTGATCTTGAAACCGCTGCGAGGTGTCGGCATCATCGAAGGTGACCGTAAACCAAATCTGCTGTTGGGGGTTTTGGTAAAGATTAAAGGTGGCAAACGGTCTGCCGTTGGTTCGGTTCCAGCAACACAAGTGAAG aTGGCTCGTCGTCAGTCGAAACACTCTATCGGAAATAGCGCAGCTGGAAAGCCCTCATCTGGCGAGCCATCAGCCTCGGACACAGTATCGTTGATGCAGCAGGTCATTACGAAATATGCAACCAAACCAAGCCCGGCGCTGGTCACCAGTGCTTCAACAAGTAAGGAGAGTAAGCGCAGCGATACTTCGGATGAAGTGCCAGAGATGGATGCTTCGAGTTCTTCTGGACGAGGATCGGCCTTTGCTACGCACGTTGCTGGTGATGGCAAGAAAACATCATTCCCAACGACAATCGCAGCTGAAAAGCAATGTGGTATGGACGTCGATATGGAAATTATTAAAGCTCCAATTGCAGGAAAAGGTAATTCGC tcacaGTCTCTATATCATCACATTTGTCGGAAGGCAATAGTAACAGTAGCTTAGGTAGTGCTGCGAGTCGTATGACCTCAGCAGAGCCGATGCTGATCGATGAGGACGGTGACGAACCATACTCGCCTGGCGGGGCAAGTGATGACAGTAACTTTGCCGATGTCACTGCCATCGTAGACAACTCGAAACAGGGTAAAACCAGCACCATGGAGCTAATACAGCGCGAAGTGTATGAACTAGATCGGAAGATTGCCATGGagcaaaatgaaattgaagGGCTGATGACAATGACGGAACTACAAGAGAAGGAAACGCTTCCACCGTCGCTGATCAACGGTCTTCCGATAC